In Mycolicibacterium nivoides, the DNA window GACCGGTTTCCTTCTTCTTCTCCGCCAGTTGCTTGGCCAGCTGCGCCACGATCCGGCCGCCGGTGGCCGCGAACGGATGACCCGCGGCCAACGAGGAGCCGTTGACGTTGAGCTTGGTGCGGTCGATGCTGCCCAGCGCCTTGTCCAGGCCGAGGCGCTCCTTGCAGTACTCGTCGGATTCCCAGGCCGCCAGCGTGGCCAGCACCACCGATGCGAACGCCTCGTGAATCTCGTAGAAATCGAAGTCCTGCAGGGTCAGCCCGTTGCGGGCGAGCAGCCGGGGTATCGCATACGTCGGCGCCATCAGCAGGCCGTCGGGCCCGTTGACGTAATCCACCGCCGCGGTCTCGCCGTCGACGAAGTAAGCCAGCGGTTCGTGTCCATGCGCCTGGGCCCAGTCCTCACTCGACAACAGCGCCACCGAGGCGCCGTCGGTCAGCGGGGTCGAGTTGCCAGCGGTCATGGTCGCGTCGCCGGCCTTGACGCCGAACACCGGCTTGAGCTTGGCCAGCTTCTCCACCGACGAATCAGCCCGGAGGTTGTTGTCCCGGTACAGCCCGAGGAACGGGGTGACCAGGTCGTCGAAGAAGCCCCGATCGTAGGCGGCGGCCATGTTGCGATGGCTGGCGGCGGCCAGTTCGTCCTGGTCGACCCGCTTGATACCCATCTTCTTGGCGGTGACCGCGGCGTGCTCGCCCATCGACATCCCGGTGCGCGGCTCGCTGTTGACCGGGATCTCGACGCCCAGCGCGGCCGGTAGCTTGCCGACCAGCTTGAGCCGGTCCAGGTTGGACTTCGCCCGGCGCAGGCCCAGCAGAACCTGTCGCAGGTCGTTGCCGAACGCGATGGGGGCGTCCGATGCGGTGTCCACACCACCGGTGGCCGCGGACTCGTATTGTCCCAGCGCAATGGCGTTGGCGGCGACGATCGCGGACTGCAGGCCGGTGCCGCAGGCCTGCTGAAGGTCGAAGGCCGGGGTGTACGGCGACAACGAGCTGCCCAGCACGCATTCGCGCATCAGGTTGAAATCGCGGCTGTGCTTGAGTACCGCACCGCCGATCACCGCACCGAGCTGCTCACCGGCCAGACCGAAGCGCTCGATCAGCCCGTCCAGGGCGGCGGTGAACATGTCCTGGTTGGAGGCGTTTGCGTAGGCGCCGTCGGACCGTGCGAACGGAATCCTGTTGCCACCCAAAACGGCAACGCGTCGCCGGGTCGTGTTGTTGGCCATCTGTTTGCCCTCCACTGTCGGGTTGTCCGGGGCCATATTACCCACTGTTCTTACTCTGGAGTAAGTTCGGTGTGGACAACGCAGTACTGCGAAGCGAAAGGCAGCTGAAGTGGCTTCCGACCTGTTCTCCCAAGTGGTCAACTCCGGGCCGGGATCGTTCCTGGCCAAGCAGCTGGGCGTGCCGCAGCCCGAAACGTTGCGCCGCTATCGCCCCGGGCAGCCGCCGCTGGCCGGCTCCCTGCTGATCGGCGGCGAGGGCCGTGTCGTGGAGCCCCTGCGCGCAGCGCTGGCCGGCGACTACGACGTGGTGTCCAACAACATCGGCGGCCGCTGGGCCGATTCGTTCGGCGGCGTGGTGCTCGACGCCACCGGCATCGCCGACGCCGCTGGGCTCAAGGAGCTCTACCAGTTCTTCACCCCGGTGCTGCGCAACCTCGCGTCGTGCGCCCGCGTGGTCGTCATCGGCACCACCCCGGATCAGGCCGGCAGTGTCAACGCCCAGATCGCCCAGCGCGCCCTCGAGGGCTTCACCCGCTCACTGGGCAAGGAACTGCAGCGCGGCGCCACGGCGTCGCTGGTGTACCTGGCCGCCGACGCCA includes these proteins:
- a CDS encoding acetyl-CoA C-acetyltransferase, translated to MAPDNPTVEGKQMANNTTRRRVAVLGGNRIPFARSDGAYANASNQDMFTAALDGLIERFGLAGEQLGAVIGGAVLKHSRDFNLMRECVLGSSLSPYTPAFDLQQACGTGLQSAIVAANAIALGQYESAATGGVDTASDAPIAFGNDLRQVLLGLRRAKSNLDRLKLVGKLPAALGVEIPVNSEPRTGMSMGEHAAVTAKKMGIKRVDQDELAAASHRNMAAAYDRGFFDDLVTPFLGLYRDNNLRADSSVEKLAKLKPVFGVKAGDATMTAGNSTPLTDGASVALLSSEDWAQAHGHEPLAYFVDGETAAVDYVNGPDGLLMAPTYAIPRLLARNGLTLQDFDFYEIHEAFASVVLATLAAWESDEYCKERLGLDKALGSIDRTKLNVNGSSLAAGHPFAATGGRIVAQLAKQLAEKKKETGQPVRGLISVCAAGGQGVTAILEA